A DNA window from Bdellovibrio sp. BCCA contains the following coding sequences:
- a CDS encoding photosynthetic reaction center cytochrome c subunit family protein encodes MQRASKRYGVPLLFFLLLIPQAHSESVTKFVTKEEKIREEMITISRELGVTCTECHNVQNFRDDSKKTFKVSKEHMKITQMLKENGFDGKKGPMSTCYMCHRGKLKPDYKEPVSAKAH; translated from the coding sequence ATGCAGCGCGCTTCAAAAAGGTACGGCGTACCTCTTCTCTTCTTTCTTCTTTTGATTCCTCAGGCTCATTCCGAGTCTGTTACCAAGTTTGTAACGAAAGAAGAAAAAATCCGCGAAGAGATGATCACAATTTCTCGCGAACTCGGTGTGACCTGCACCGAGTGCCATAATGTGCAAAACTTCCGTGATGATTCGAAGAAGACCTTCAAGGTCAGTAAAGAGCATATGAAGATCACTCAGATGTTAAAAGAAAACGGTTTTGATGGAAAAAAAGGCCCCATGTCCACGTGCTATATGTGTCATCGTGGGAAATTAAAGCCGGACTATAAAGAGCCGGTTTCTGCAAAAGCTCACTAA
- a CDS encoding glycine--tRNA ligase, with product MKIKHLEDLNTLVSLSKRRGFVFQSSEIYGGLGSCWDYGPLGSLMKLNVKRAWWNAMTRRSDIVGLDAAILMHPMVWKASGHVDGFSDPLVDCKDCKTRFRADNTESYIKDKKCPNCGSKNLSEERNFNLMFKTHMGPLEDSASVVYLRPETAQGHFVNFLNCQQSSRYKIPFGIAAIGKSFRNEITPGNFIFRTREFEQMEMQYFVKPGTDEKFFEEWKERRWKFYLKYGIKEENLKIHVHEKLAHYARAAVDVEYKFPMGFSELEGIHNRSDFDLTQHQKFSGKSLEYFDEANKEKYIPYVIETAVGCDRLFLAFMCDAYREEVTTDESGKEDVRVVMGLHPEIAPYKVAVLPLSKKEELTSIAEKLRDQLADDFDVTYDETASIGKRYRRQDEVGTPFCVTVDFDTINDQAVTVRHRDKMTQERVPMSQLNSYVAAKLKTFNQ from the coding sequence ATGAAAATTAAGCACCTTGAGGATTTAAACACTCTTGTTTCCCTCAGCAAGCGTCGCGGTTTTGTATTTCAATCAAGCGAAATTTACGGCGGTCTGGGGAGTTGCTGGGATTACGGTCCTTTGGGTTCTTTGATGAAGCTCAATGTGAAGCGCGCCTGGTGGAATGCAATGACTCGCAGATCTGACATCGTAGGTCTTGATGCCGCGATCTTGATGCACCCGATGGTGTGGAAAGCTTCCGGGCACGTCGATGGGTTCTCTGATCCGTTGGTGGACTGTAAGGATTGTAAAACGCGTTTCCGTGCGGATAACACAGAATCTTATATTAAAGATAAAAAGTGCCCGAACTGCGGCAGCAAAAATCTTTCTGAAGAAAGAAATTTCAACTTGATGTTCAAAACTCACATGGGTCCTTTGGAGGATTCTGCGAGTGTGGTGTACTTGCGTCCTGAAACAGCGCAAGGTCACTTCGTGAATTTCTTAAACTGCCAACAGTCGTCTCGTTATAAAATTCCATTCGGAATTGCCGCGATCGGTAAGTCTTTCCGTAATGAAATCACTCCGGGAAATTTCATTTTCAGAACGCGTGAGTTCGAACAAATGGAAATGCAATATTTCGTAAAACCAGGCACGGACGAAAAATTCTTTGAAGAGTGGAAAGAGCGCCGCTGGAAGTTCTATTTGAAATACGGAATCAAAGAAGAGAATTTGAAAATCCATGTTCACGAAAAACTCGCGCACTACGCGCGTGCCGCTGTAGACGTGGAATACAAATTCCCAATGGGCTTCTCAGAACTTGAAGGTATTCACAACCGTTCTGACTTCGACTTGACTCAACATCAGAAGTTTTCTGGTAAGTCCCTTGAGTACTTCGATGAAGCGAACAAAGAAAAATACATCCCTTATGTTATTGAAACAGCCGTGGGTTGTGATCGTTTGTTCTTGGCTTTCATGTGTGATGCCTACCGTGAAGAAGTCACAACAGATGAGTCAGGCAAGGAAGACGTGCGCGTGGTGATGGGGCTTCACCCGGAAATCGCTCCTTATAAAGTGGCGGTCTTGCCATTGTCTAAAAAAGAAGAACTGACTTCGATTGCGGAAAAACTTCGCGATCAATTGGCAGATGATTTTGATGTGACTTACGATGAAACAGCTTCGATTGGTAAACGCTACCGTCGTCAAGACGAAGTGGGCACACCGTTCTGCGTGACTGTCGACTTTGATACGATCAACGATCAAGCTGTGACTGTTCGTCACCGTGATAAGATGACTCAAGAGCGCGTTCCAATGTCGCAATTGAATTCTTATGTCGCTGCGAAACTAAAAACATTTAATCAGTAA
- a CDS encoding ExbD/TolR family protein, with protein MKHSKKHLDFEVNLIPFIDLLSVSICFLLITAVWLNVGSMNVKQAVGGQAQEDTKKSPLVWIRMTAQGDLDLEVQQSSLVPGALRKFRVAQQDKKVNYEGLEKALTNLKQVEPSLNTGLIQPTASTSYEEIIDVMDKLKKSGMTDLGVSPL; from the coding sequence ATGAAACACTCTAAAAAGCATTTGGATTTTGAAGTTAACTTGATTCCGTTCATTGACTTGTTGTCAGTGTCGATCTGCTTTCTTTTGATCACAGCAGTGTGGTTGAACGTCGGATCGATGAACGTGAAACAAGCTGTCGGCGGCCAAGCGCAAGAGGACACTAAAAAGAGCCCTCTTGTGTGGATTCGCATGACAGCGCAAGGAGATTTGGATCTAGAGGTTCAACAAAGCTCTCTAGTTCCTGGCGCTCTTCGCAAGTTCCGCGTCGCTCAACAAGACAAAAAGGTGAATTACGAAGGTCTTGAGAAAGCTCTTACAAACCTGAAACAGGTTGAGCCTTCTTTGAACACTGGGTTGATTCAACCGACAGCTTCGACATCTTACGAAGAGATCATCGACGTGATGGACAAGCTTAAAAAGAGCGGAATGACTGATTTGGGCGTTTCTCCACTGTAA
- a CDS encoding YbaN family protein, translated as MLTLKIFPSTSFALTILNYLDEVVGGVMYILNIANGRLTIVSLNKRQLNHYNVIMLKSTVKTVYFIFGWIFLLLGVIGIFLPLLPTTPFLLLTAFCFARSSERWHQWLLSQPHLGPFILDWQRHGVIRLRAKILATVLMVPLVSLSLINERVPRYAQISAGIICTCVLIFIWTRPSQQKVD; from the coding sequence TTGTTAACATTAAAAATCTTTCCCAGTACCAGCTTCGCGCTGACTATTCTTAACTATTTAGACGAAGTGGTCGGTGGCGTCATGTACATTTTGAATATCGCCAACGGAAGACTGACAATTGTCTCCTTGAACAAAAGACAGTTAAATCATTACAATGTCATCATGTTAAAATCGACGGTAAAGACAGTTTATTTTATTTTCGGATGGATCTTTCTGCTCTTGGGAGTCATTGGAATTTTTCTTCCTCTTTTGCCGACGACACCGTTTTTACTTCTCACGGCTTTTTGTTTTGCGCGCAGTTCAGAGCGCTGGCACCAGTGGCTTTTAAGTCAACCGCATTTAGGTCCGTTTATTCTGGATTGGCAACGCCATGGCGTGATCCGTCTGCGTGCGAAAATTCTAGCGACAGTGTTGATGGTGCCGCTGGTTTCATTGTCGTTAATAAATGAGCGCGTGCCTCGTTATGCGCAGATCAGTGCAGGCATTATTTGCACCTGTGTTTTGATTTTTATTTGGACTCGTCCTTCGCAGCAGAAAGTTGATTAA
- a CDS encoding efflux RND transporter permease subunit encodes MNLIDLSIRRPVFAWVLMFALIVFGAICMNRMGISQLPDVDFPIVSVSVTYEGAAPEVVEAELIDPVEERLLAIEGIKEMRSSARQGSGSVTLEFDINRNVDVVLQEVQTALSQMRMPPGVDPAVVRKQNPEEDPIIIISVYGEAPLKEMLNWTENYLLDQIRFLPGVGEVSIGGFSQRNLRIWLDTKKLADLYLTVGDVVSALSTQHLESAAGQFTEGRRELRVRWLGEATNVDEVKNIQILRRGGQRIYDREIFIRDVATVEDGLSDIRRVARVDGQQAVSMQIRKQRGTNEVTVANTIFKKMDEIKDTFPKGFKYRVNVDYTRSTEATVNLTIEKLWVAALITILVCFFFLGSIPAAINILFSIPTSIVGTFIILYFSGFTLNLFTLLALTLSISIVVDDAIMLLENIVRHYRMGKGSAKAASDGAKEVLPAAIAATLAVVAVFLPVVFMDGIIGKFFFQFGVTMSAAVLISLLEAVTITPMRAAAFLSSEPKVSKLEHYLDEVFEKLSHIYQKILHGTLRWKYLIVLGSVVFFVVSLFLVTKVRQEFVPPQDQDLIIVSAQTPPGTSLETTSNAAKQLEDILRANPNVQGLYVSVGGGGGGSNVNQVFMPVNLKPRAEREKNHSQIMNDLRAEFKKIKGMRVTMRDISARNLSSGRQNPLAINLRGPDLNILLAKSNELMDRLEKENLAVDLDTDFRTGIPELVLTPSRKAMSDRGVSVEDVGDVLSAGVGGLRQGRYTADGRRYDIRFKIKEDQIREPDDFKRLFVRNNFGNLIPLSQLVNIKEGNAIQGISRVNRQRSISVFGNLAPGQSQAAVLERAGAIAKEILPTGYSFALEGASAGFSESFKSLYSALMVGILVAFLILAVQFNSFIHPISVLVALPFSVTGALVALWMFNISLNLFSFIGLIVLMGIAKKNSILLVEFTNQVRRHGQPNIEQALLEACPVRLRPILMTSVATVAAATPLVLGSGIGSETRLPMGLAIIGGTVVSTLLTLFVVPALYLILSPLESKKKAPEL; translated from the coding sequence ATGAACTTGATTGACCTTTCGATTCGCCGCCCCGTCTTTGCCTGGGTTCTGATGTTTGCATTGATTGTTTTCGGCGCGATTTGCATGAATCGAATGGGGATCAGCCAACTTCCCGACGTCGATTTCCCGATCGTGAGTGTTTCGGTGACTTACGAAGGAGCAGCTCCTGAGGTCGTCGAAGCTGAACTGATTGACCCTGTCGAAGAACGACTGCTTGCGATTGAAGGCATTAAGGAAATGCGTTCTTCTGCTCGCCAAGGGTCGGGCTCCGTGACACTCGAATTTGATATCAATCGCAACGTCGACGTGGTTTTGCAAGAAGTGCAAACGGCGTTAAGCCAAATGCGCATGCCTCCAGGAGTCGACCCCGCTGTTGTTCGCAAACAAAATCCTGAAGAAGATCCGATCATCATTATCTCTGTCTATGGAGAAGCCCCTCTGAAAGAGATGCTTAATTGGACAGAGAATTATCTTTTAGATCAAATTCGTTTCCTGCCTGGCGTTGGTGAAGTGAGTATCGGCGGTTTCAGCCAAAGAAACTTACGCATCTGGCTTGATACAAAAAAATTAGCGGATCTTTATCTGACTGTCGGCGACGTCGTGAGTGCCTTAAGCACACAGCACTTAGAGAGTGCCGCGGGGCAATTCACCGAAGGACGTCGTGAACTGCGCGTGCGTTGGCTGGGTGAAGCGACGAATGTCGATGAAGTTAAAAACATTCAAATTCTTCGCCGTGGTGGACAACGAATTTATGACCGCGAGATTTTTATTCGCGATGTCGCGACAGTCGAAGACGGCCTTTCGGATATTCGCCGTGTGGCGCGCGTTGACGGTCAACAAGCGGTTTCTATGCAGATTCGTAAACAACGTGGCACCAATGAGGTCACAGTTGCAAACACCATTTTTAAAAAAATGGATGAGATCAAAGACACCTTCCCCAAAGGTTTTAAATATCGCGTGAATGTGGACTACACGCGCTCTACCGAAGCCACCGTCAACCTAACGATTGAAAAGTTGTGGGTTGCGGCCCTCATCACAATTTTAGTGTGTTTCTTTTTCCTGGGAAGCATTCCGGCTGCGATCAATATCCTTTTCTCAATTCCCACGTCCATTGTCGGAACCTTTATCATTCTTTATTTTTCCGGATTTACTTTAAATCTTTTCACCCTGCTCGCTTTGACGTTGTCGATTTCAATTGTGGTCGACGATGCGATCATGCTTTTAGAAAACATCGTGCGCCACTATCGCATGGGAAAAGGTTCCGCGAAAGCGGCCTCTGACGGAGCCAAAGAAGTTTTGCCTGCGGCGATCGCCGCGACCTTGGCCGTTGTCGCCGTATTCCTTCCAGTTGTTTTCATGGATGGCATTATCGGTAAGTTCTTCTTCCAATTCGGCGTGACAATGAGTGCTGCCGTTTTGATTTCACTTCTTGAAGCCGTCACGATCACACCGATGCGTGCGGCGGCCTTCTTAAGCAGTGAACCTAAAGTTTCTAAGCTTGAGCATTACCTTGACGAAGTTTTTGAAAAGCTCTCGCACATTTATCAGAAGATCTTGCATGGGACTCTTCGTTGGAAATACCTGATCGTCTTAGGTTCTGTGGTGTTCTTTGTGGTTTCACTTTTCTTGGTTACAAAAGTGCGCCAAGAATTTGTGCCGCCGCAAGATCAGGATCTGATCATCGTTTCAGCGCAAACGCCTCCAGGAACTTCGCTGGAGACAACCAGTAACGCCGCAAAACAGTTGGAAGATATTTTAAGAGCGAATCCTAACGTTCAGGGGCTTTATGTTTCCGTCGGCGGTGGTGGCGGAGGCTCCAACGTTAATCAAGTGTTTATGCCAGTGAATTTAAAACCGCGTGCTGAGCGCGAAAAGAATCACTCACAAATCATGAATGATCTGCGTGCGGAATTTAAAAAGATCAAAGGCATGCGTGTGACGATGAGGGATATCTCTGCCAGAAATCTTTCTTCAGGCCGTCAGAATCCTTTGGCCATCAACTTACGCGGCCCGGATTTAAATATTCTTCTGGCAAAATCCAATGAGCTGATGGACCGCCTAGAAAAAGAAAATCTGGCGGTGGATTTGGATACGGATTTCCGTACGGGAATTCCTGAGTTGGTTTTAACTCCGAGTCGCAAGGCCATGTCCGATCGCGGTGTGTCCGTTGAAGACGTAGGCGACGTGCTTTCTGCAGGTGTTGGCGGACTTCGCCAAGGTCGTTACACGGCAGATGGTCGTCGCTACGACATTCGCTTTAAAATCAAAGAAGATCAAATCCGTGAGCCTGATGATTTCAAACGACTTTTTGTCAGAAATAATTTTGGGAATCTTATTCCACTATCACAGTTAGTGAATATTAAAGAAGGAAACGCCATTCAGGGTATTAGCCGCGTGAATCGTCAAAGGTCGATTTCTGTTTTTGGAAACTTGGCTCCGGGTCAATCTCAGGCCGCTGTTCTGGAACGTGCGGGAGCTATTGCTAAAGAAATTCTGCCAACAGGATACTCTTTTGCACTTGAAGGAGCCTCTGCGGGATTCTCTGAGTCTTTCAAGAGTCTTTATTCTGCGTTGATGGTGGGTATCCTCGTCGCCTTCTTGATTTTAGCTGTGCAGTTTAATTCTTTCATTCATCCGATCTCAGTTCTTGTAGCACTGCCCTTTAGCGTGACCGGAGCTTTGGTCGCCCTGTGGATGTTTAATATTTCTTTAAATCTATTTAGCTTCATCGGATTGATCGTGCTCATGGGTATCGCGAAAAAGAATTCGATCTTGCTTGTGGAGTTTACAAATCAAGTGCGCCGTCATGGTCAACCGAATATCGAACAAGCCTTGCTTGAGGCCTGCCCTGTGCGCCTGCGACCGATCTTAATGACGTCGGTGGCGACCGTTGCCGCTGCAACGCCTTTGGTTTTGGGCTCAGGCATCGGTTCAGAAACGCGTCTTCCGATGGGTCTTGCGATCATTGGTGGGACGGTTGTTTCGACATTGTTAACTTTGTTTGTCGTGCCCGCTTTGTATCTGATACTGTCACCACTTGAGAGCAAAAAGAAAGCACCGGAACTTTAA
- a CDS encoding MotA/TolQ/ExbB proton channel family protein, producing MEFLTKVAQAFEHGGFWMWPILLIQVSSIAIIIERAYALFVRRKLNQTAFALGYEESIRRGEMDNIISKAQAASAQNPVARAIAAGALAARNLGGKEEIQGKMDEVLLEENAHLDHRTAFLSMLGNVATLTGLLGTITGMIKSFAAVAFANPAEKASLLSAGISEAMNATAYGLIAAIPALVAYAILQNRANRLAEDLNQGGLKVYNWLSYAYEPITSYQIKTSKSERNTEVNA from the coding sequence ATGGAATTTCTTACTAAAGTAGCACAGGCATTTGAACACGGTGGTTTCTGGATGTGGCCGATTTTGCTCATTCAGGTGAGCTCTATTGCGATCATTATCGAAAGAGCGTACGCGCTTTTTGTTCGCAGAAAACTAAACCAAACAGCATTCGCTCTTGGATATGAAGAGTCTATTCGTCGTGGCGAAATGGACAACATCATCTCTAAAGCTCAAGCGGCTTCAGCTCAAAACCCAGTAGCTCGCGCTATCGCGGCGGGTGCGTTGGCAGCTCGTAACTTGGGTGGCAAAGAAGAGATCCAAGGTAAAATGGACGAAGTTCTTCTTGAAGAGAACGCTCACCTTGATCACCGCACAGCTTTCTTGTCTATGCTAGGTAACGTAGCAACATTGACAGGTCTTCTTGGTACGATCACAGGTATGATCAAATCTTTCGCGGCGGTTGCGTTTGCGAATCCTGCTGAAAAAGCATCTTTGCTTTCTGCGGGTATCTCTGAGGCGATGAATGCCACAGCTTACGGTTTGATTGCAGCGATCCCAGCACTAGTTGCTTATGCAATCTTGCAAAACCGTGCAAATCGTTTGGCTGAAGACTTGAATCAAGGTGGACTAAAAGTCTACAACTGGTTGAGCTATGCTTACGAACCTATCACTTCTTACCAAATCAAGACTTCTAAATCAGAGCGCAACACTGAAGTGAACGCGTAA
- a CDS encoding cytochrome C, with translation MKTANMVLLGVLLSGHLALGQDRAKSASNEPTAEHGRYLIQITGCNDCHTPMYAPKNGAVPEKDWLSGSDVGWKGPWGTSYPTNLRARVAGMTEDQWVTYLKHLKSLPPMPYYSVNAMAEKDARSIYRFIRSLGNHSQSIPSSLPPGKIPQTPYVNFDVIPPQAKK, from the coding sequence ATGAAAACAGCAAATATGGTTCTTCTCGGGGTTTTACTCTCTGGTCACTTGGCTTTAGGTCAAGACAGAGCAAAGTCTGCCAGCAATGAACCTACGGCAGAGCATGGACGTTATTTAATTCAAATCACGGGCTGCAACGACTGCCATACTCCCATGTACGCCCCTAAAAACGGCGCTGTGCCTGAAAAAGATTGGCTCAGCGGTTCTGACGTCGGTTGGAAAGGTCCATGGGGAACTTCGTATCCTACAAATCTTCGCGCGCGTGTCGCTGGCATGACAGAAGATCAATGGGTGACTTATTTGAAACATCTTAAATCTCTTCCCCCGATGCCTTATTACTCTGTGAATGCCATGGCCGAGAAAGATGCGCGCTCCATTTATCGCTTCATCCGTTCTTTGGGAAATCATTCGCAGTCAATTCCTTCCTCGTTGCCTCCGGGAAAAATCCCGCAGACACCGTATGTGAATTTCGACGTGATTCCTCCGCAAGCTAAAAAGTAA
- a CDS encoding KH domain-containing protein, translated as MRSIPVTKKPSFGTSNDITVCRENVRALLESLIKNMVDKLDQESVSVDIEIGDQTTVYKLSFNKNCVGKVLGVGGKNITALRTIILAICSRQGFRAVIEVPHFPK; from the coding sequence TTGCGATCCATTCCTGTCACAAAGAAACCTTCCTTCGGCACCTCTAACGACATAACGGTTTGCCGAGAGAATGTCCGAGCTCTGTTGGAGTCTTTAATTAAGAATATGGTTGATAAGCTCGATCAGGAATCCGTTTCTGTGGATATCGAGATTGGCGACCAAACAACAGTCTACAAATTATCTTTCAATAAAAATTGTGTCGGAAAAGTTCTTGGCGTCGGAGGAAAAAACATCACGGCTCTACGAACAATCATCCTTGCTATCTGTTCCCGACAAGGATTTAGAGCGGTTATTGAAGTCCCCCACTTTCCTAAGTAA
- a CDS encoding TIGR02147 family protein, which translates to MLTKLVSENNSSLSLFLHEILDSRKKRNSQYSLRAFARDLEISPGRLSDFLSGRRIPGKRLSARMIMALKMTEDESAKFQHLISRNREYASRIGGAHLLREDEFSLIADWEHFALLMLMGTSGFSDDVAWMAKRLQTSELKIQNAIERMERLGLVKRHNGRLKRLKSRVSTTHEIPSTVVKESHRQILEHALLSLQKDDISVRDITSITIPADPAKLDEAKKHIRNFRRKMAELLNGENKSEVYNLNIQLVPVTKVKK; encoded by the coding sequence ATGTTAACAAAGTTAGTGTCTGAAAATAACTCGTCTCTGTCTTTATTTCTTCATGAAATTTTAGATTCACGAAAAAAACGCAATTCTCAGTATTCCTTGCGGGCCTTTGCGCGGGATCTTGAAATATCCCCGGGCCGGTTGTCTGACTTTTTGTCGGGCCGTCGCATTCCGGGTAAAAGACTGAGTGCCCGTATGATTATGGCGTTAAAAATGACGGAAGATGAAAGCGCAAAGTTTCAACATCTTATCTCACGCAACAGGGAATATGCTTCAAGGATCGGGGGAGCACATCTTCTGCGTGAAGATGAATTTTCATTGATTGCGGACTGGGAGCATTTTGCACTGCTGATGTTGATGGGCACTTCCGGCTTTTCTGACGATGTGGCTTGGATGGCCAAACGCCTGCAAACGTCGGAGCTTAAGATTCAAAACGCAATCGAGCGCATGGAACGTCTTGGTTTGGTAAAAAGACACAATGGCCGTCTGAAGCGTTTAAAGTCTCGGGTTTCAACCACGCATGAAATTCCGTCAACAGTCGTGAAGGAATCCCATCGGCAAATTTTGGAACATGCGCTCTTATCTTTGCAAAAAGATGATATTTCTGTTCGCGATATCACTTCGATTACGATTCCCGCCGATCCGGCCAAACTGGACGAGGCGAAAAAGCACATTCGAAACTTCCGCCGAAAGATGGCCGAGCTTCTGAACGGGGAAAATAAATCCGAAGTCTACAATTTAAATATTCAGTTGGTGCCCGTAACAAAAGTCAAAAAATAG
- a CDS encoding ExbD/TolR family protein has protein sequence MISDGILKASVLTGTLEGHSIITPRGAKFKRQIAADLLLTALIDAFSILVIFLLMNFSSTGEILMIGKNQELPKAHLADVLERNPVIKIDDNKLYVEDKLVDANSITAELLDLRKKYQELHPKEEFPGIATIQADRRVKYEFLNQVILAMNQAGYSDIKFAVVVK, from the coding sequence GTGATTTCTGATGGCATTTTAAAAGCATCGGTACTGACGGGGACTTTAGAGGGGCACTCTATTATCACTCCGCGCGGTGCTAAGTTTAAAAGACAAATCGCCGCTGATCTTCTTTTGACAGCGTTGATTGATGCTTTCTCTATTCTTGTGATCTTCCTTTTGATGAACTTCTCGAGCACGGGCGAAATCCTGATGATCGGTAAAAACCAAGAGCTTCCGAAAGCACACTTGGCAGATGTTCTTGAAAGAAATCCTGTGATCAAAATCGACGACAACAAATTGTATGTTGAAGATAAATTGGTCGATGCAAATTCTATCACGGCCGAGCTTCTGGATCTTCGTAAGAAGTACCAGGAACTTCATCCGAAAGAAGAGTTCCCTGGAATCGCGACGATTCAGGCGGACCGCCGAGTGAAGTACGAGTTCTTAAACCAGGTGATACTGGCGATGAACCAGGCGGGATACAGCGATATTAAATTTGCAGTAGTTGTTAAGTAG
- a CDS encoding Mrp/NBP35 family ATP-binding protein yields MAAPNPFEKQTPIPGVKHIIAVSSGKGGVGKSTVATNLAMALGKKSKVGLLDADIYGPSIPRMLGTLGQKPQINPETNQLEPITRYGIKLMSIGFLVEEGAAVVWRGPMLFKAMDQFLRDVNWGELDYLLVDLPPGTGDIQLTLAQKVPVAGAVVVSTPQNVALLDVKKAVDMFQRVNVPMLGMIENMAYMINPVNGEKMQLFPKGEMDSYADSKGIAKLGAVPFNPSVGLACEAGIPIVEANSNGAEAQEFMKIADRIREILP; encoded by the coding sequence ATGGCTGCCCCAAATCCCTTTGAAAAACAGACACCCATTCCCGGAGTGAAACACATTATTGCCGTAAGTTCGGGCAAAGGTGGCGTTGGAAAAAGTACGGTGGCTACTAATCTTGCTATGGCTTTAGGCAAAAAAAGCAAGGTTGGTTTACTTGATGCGGATATCTACGGTCCGAGCATTCCTCGTATGTTGGGAACACTAGGGCAAAAACCACAAATCAATCCCGAAACAAATCAACTTGAGCCAATCACTCGTTACGGCATCAAACTTATGAGCATTGGTTTTTTGGTTGAAGAAGGTGCCGCCGTTGTATGGCGTGGTCCCATGCTTTTTAAAGCCATGGATCAATTCCTTCGCGATGTGAACTGGGGCGAGTTGGATTACCTTCTTGTCGATCTTCCACCAGGGACCGGCGATATCCAATTGACGCTCGCACAGAAAGTTCCTGTGGCCGGTGCAGTTGTTGTTTCAACTCCGCAGAACGTGGCGTTGCTTGATGTGAAAAAAGCCGTCGACATGTTCCAACGCGTGAATGTTCCAATGCTAGGTATGATTGAGAACATGGCTTACATGATCAATCCTGTGAACGGCGAAAAAATGCAGCTTTTCCCTAAAGGAGAAATGGATTCTTACGCTGACTCCAAAGGCATTGCTAAGCTCGGCGCGGTTCCATTTAATCCTTCTGTAGGTCTTGCATGTGAAGCGGGAATTCCGATTGTTGAGGCGAATAGCAATGGCGCTGAAGCTCAAGAGTTTATGAAGATTGCGGATCGCATTCGCGAGATTCTTCCCTAG